A single window of Lagopus muta isolate bLagMut1 chromosome 23, bLagMut1 primary, whole genome shotgun sequence DNA harbors:
- the MARCKSL1 gene encoding MARCKS-related protein, with product MGSQGSKAAKAEGSDPPGGHAAVTEPSKANGQENGHVRLNGDMTPKAGGDPTPLNGAGSAEPPREDGTGGAGGEDTIEPAPPADGGEAKPEGAAAPKDTPKKKKKFSFKKSFKLSGISFRKNKKDDGDSAASSPTEEQSKAEPKAEEDPAGGAAPQEERSGEGQSGAEPKGPDGGHGAEEEKPPAENRGDAAAAQQPPEPTAAEPAAAAEQKEE from the exons ATGGGCAGCCAGGGCTCGAAGGCGGCCAAGGCGGAGGGCAGCGACCCGCCGGGGGGGCACGCAGCCGTCACCGAGCCCTCCAAAGCCAACGGGCAG GAGAACGGCCACGTGCGGCTCAACGGGGACATGACGCCCAAAGCGGGGGGTGACCCGACGCCCCTCAACGGCGCCGGCTCCGCCGAACCCCCCCGGGAGGACGGCACGGGCGGAGCGGGCGGTGAGGACACCATCGAGCCGGCACCGCCCGCGGACGGCGGGGAGGCGAAGCCCGAAGGCGCCGCGGCCCCCAAAGACACCcccaagaagaagaagaagttCTCCTTCAAGAAATCCTTCAAGCTGAGCGGGATCTCCTTTCGGAAGAACAAGAAAGACGACGGGGACTCCGCCGCGTCCTCACCCAcggaggagcagagcaaagcgGAGCCCAAAGCCGAGGAGGACCCCGCGGGCGGAGCCGCCCCCCAGGAGGAGCGGAGCGGCGAGGGGCAGAGCGGGGCCGAGCCCAAGGGGCCCGACGGAGGCCACGGCGCGGAGGAGGAGAAGCCGCCCGCGGAGAACCGGGGGGACGCGGCCGCCGCCCAGCAGCCCCCCGAGCCCACGGCGGCTGAgcccgcggcggcggcggagcagAAGGAGGAGTAG